TTGGACGTAAACTTGTGGCCTTTGTTGGTATAATACTCACAACGGCCGTCTTTGATGTTCGCCCAGGTAAGAAGCAACAAATCAGTCACGCGCGCCCCCTGCAAATAAAACCCCAACATAAACGCATGGCGGCTGTGAAAGGCCGCCGTACCGGGCCGTAGGTTAAACTGCTCTACCATAAGCAGCTCTTTCATGTTGAGCCGCCGTCGTATGGTTTTCTCTTTTTTGAGTTTGATTCGTTTCCATGGGTTACGGTCGGTCTCGTACACTTCCTCCGCAATGGCTTCATTGTAGGTGGCCCGGAGGTTTTTCATGGCATTGTAAATGGTATTGGTAGCATTGCCGATCTTCTTCAGATGCCGTTGGTAGGATTTGATAAGGTCGTAGTCCAGCTCAGGAAAAAGCAAATCTTCCTGTTTCAGAAACTCCTTAAACTTATTGAGTGTCGATTGCAGATTGCTTTTCGAGGAAGGGTTGACCGTTTCATCCACCCGTTTTTGGGCATATTCAATAAAGCTGTCGCCCGATATCTGTTTTTTCAAACGTTTTTTCAGCTGAGTGGCCGTCAGTGGTTTGTCCTGGATATGGCTTCGTAATGCCTCCTGTTGGGCTTCCAGTACCTTTATTTTAATCGCCGCGTTGATGGGCAAATGCAGCGGATTTGATTTACGCACCTCTTTCTTTTCGGGGTTCCAGTCCGCCAAAGGGATAGCATATTC
Above is a window of Runella slithyformis DSM 19594 DNA encoding:
- a CDS encoding phage integrase SAM-like domain-containing protein is translated as MTVTPELNNRPNKNGLHTIQIRITHNRKLKRIALEYAIPLADWNPEKKEVRKSNPLHLPINAAIKIKVLEAQQEALRSHIQDKPLTATQLKKRLKKQISGDSFIEYAQKRVDETVNPSSKSNLQSTLNKFKEFLKQEDLLFPELDYDLIKSYQRHLKKIGNATNTIYNAMKNLRATYNEAIAEEVYETDRNPWKRIKLKKEKTIRRRLNMKELLMVEQFNLRPGTAAFHSRHAFMLGFYLQGARVTDLLLLTWANIKDGRCEYYTNKGHKFTSKKIPAQALPILKYFRELSVNPKPTDYILPFIKLNRKKVSAVEFRDHIESVNAQMNGHLYEIADKLQIPRFSMHTGRHTFANNAIRASNGNIHAVSDAMGHSSIQITEQYFDAAYRDENDALGDMVFGS